The Buchnera aphidicola str. APS (Acyrthosiphon pisum) genome has a segment encoding these proteins:
- the glyA gene encoding serine hydroxymethyltransferase, producing MLNNKIDFSKYDPKLWFAIEQEKKRQENHIELIASENYTSNYVMDVQGSQLTNKYAEGYPGKRYYGGCEYVDIIEELAIERAKKLFNADYANVQPHSGSQANFSVYTALLNPGDTILGMKLSHGGHLTHGSSVNFSGKMYNVISYGVDENGEINYEELLRLTKKYKPKMIIGGFSAYSGICNWKKMRFIADNADAYFVVDMAHVAGLVAAGIYPNPINYAHVVTSTTHKTLAGPRGGLILAKNGDDILYKKLNLSVFPGAQGGPLMHVIAAKAIAFKEALEPKFKTYQKQIVKNSKVMVERFLEKGYKIISGHTFNHLFLIDLTNKKITGKDADIILSKANITVNKNTIPNDLKSPFITSGIRIGTAAVTRRGFKENEVSRISDWITSILNNVDDHNNVLQIKKKVLEMCLKYPVYI from the coding sequence ATGTTAAATAATAAAATAGATTTTTCAAAATATGATCCAAAACTATGGTTTGCAATAGAACAAGAAAAAAAAAGACAAGAAAATCATATAGAATTAATAGCATCGGAAAATTATACGAGTAATTATGTAATGGATGTACAGGGTTCACAATTGACTAATAAATATGCAGAAGGTTATCCTGGAAAAAGATATTATGGTGGTTGTGAGTATGTAGATATAATAGAAGAATTAGCAATTGAACGAGCAAAAAAATTATTTAACGCCGATTATGCTAATGTTCAACCACATTCTGGCTCTCAAGCTAATTTTTCTGTTTATACCGCATTGTTAAATCCTGGTGATACAATATTAGGTATGAAGTTATCACATGGTGGTCATTTGACTCATGGATCATCTGTCAATTTTTCAGGTAAAATGTATAATGTTATTTCCTATGGAGTAGATGAAAATGGTGAAATTAATTATGAAGAATTATTAAGATTGACGAAAAAGTATAAACCAAAAATGATTATTGGTGGTTTTTCAGCATATTCTGGCATTTGTAACTGGAAAAAAATGCGATTTATTGCAGATAACGCGGATGCTTATTTTGTTGTTGATATGGCTCATGTTGCTGGTTTAGTAGCAGCTGGAATCTATCCAAATCCAATTAATTATGCTCATGTTGTTACGAGTACAACTCATAAAACATTAGCGGGACCTAGAGGCGGTCTTATTCTTGCTAAAAATGGAGATGATATTTTATATAAAAAATTAAACTTATCAGTTTTTCCTGGAGCACAAGGTGGACCATTAATGCATGTAATTGCAGCAAAAGCTATTGCATTTAAAGAAGCTTTAGAACCAAAGTTTAAAACATATCAAAAACAAATAGTAAAAAACTCTAAAGTTATGGTTGAAAGATTTTTAGAAAAAGGATATAAAATCATATCTGGACATACTTTTAATCATTTGTTTCTAATTGATTTAACCAATAAAAAAATAACAGGAAAAGATGCTGATATTATTTTAAGTAAAGCAAATATAACTGTTAATAAAAATACGATACCTAATGATTTAAAAAGTCCTTTTATTACTTCAGGCATACGTATTGGTACTGCCGCTGTTACTAGAAGAGGATTCAAAGAAAATGAGGTCTCTAGAATATCAGATTGGATAACTAGTATTTTAAATAATGTTGATGATCATAATAATGTTCTTCAAATAAAAAAGAAAGTATTAGAAATGTGTTTAAAATATCCCGTGTACATTTGA
- the bioD gene encoding dethiobiotin synthase, which produces MIKKFFITGTDTNVGKTIVSSILLKKATMSGYQTAGYKPVSSGGQKKSSGFFNQDAILLKKSSSIILSDREVNPIAFFENAPPHILSKFQKRSIKKEELSLGLNNITKKSNWILVEGAGGWYTPLSCKDTFSSWVKQEKLTVIIIIAIKLGCINHAILTEKAIISDQIKCGGWIANNIFPKDKYNMHYIQTLLNYIKSPFLGVVPYFKNKNRINFKKIKIKLPK; this is translated from the coding sequence ATGATAAAAAAATTTTTCATTACTGGAACTGATACAAATGTAGGAAAAACAATAGTAAGCAGTATTTTGCTAAAAAAAGCCACTATGTCTGGATATCAGACAGCAGGATACAAACCTGTCTCTTCTGGAGGCCAAAAAAAATCATCTGGTTTTTTTAATCAAGACGCGATTCTTCTTAAGAAAAGTAGCTCTATAATATTAAGTGATAGAGAAGTTAATCCGATTGCATTTTTTGAAAATGCTCCACCTCATATCTTAAGTAAATTTCAAAAAAGGAGTATTAAAAAAGAAGAATTGTCTTTAGGTTTAAACAATATTACAAAAAAAAGCAATTGGATTTTAGTAGAAGGTGCTGGTGGATGGTATACACCACTATCTTGTAAAGATACTTTTTCAAGTTGGGTGAAACAAGAAAAATTAACTGTTATTATAATAATTGCAATCAAATTGGGATGTATTAACCATGCAATTTTAACAGAAAAAGCTATTATTTCAGATCAAATAAAATGTGGAGGCTGGATTGCTAATAATATTTTTCCAAAAGACAAATATAATATGCATTACATCCAAACTTTGTTAAATTATATTAAATCTCCATTTTTGGGCGTAGTTCCTTATTTTAAAAATAAAAATAGAATTAATTTTAAAAAAATAAAAATCAAACTACCTAAATAA
- the bioB gene encoding biotin synthase BioB produces the protein MKKKWTLEETKMLFKKPFFNLMFQAQEEHRKNFDPNTIQISTLLSIKTGSCPEDCKYCPQSSRYKTGLKKEPLLEIEQILSAAKKAKDSGSSRFCMGAAWKNPKEKDMPYLEEIIKKIKEMGMETCMTLGTLNSTQAKKLADAGLDFYNHNLDTSKNFYNNIITTRTYQERLHTLHAVRSSGMKVCSGGIIGLGEKKQDRIELLMELSNLSIQPESVPINMLVKIPGTPMADNKDVEPFDFIRIIAVARIMMPKSYIRLSAGRHKMNDQTQAMCFMAGANSIFYGCKLLTSDNPEEKHDLELFKKLDLIPENKTQTLLKEDEYKTIIKSSKIKKDQYYNAAII, from the coding sequence ATGAAAAAAAAATGGACTTTAGAAGAAACAAAAATGCTTTTTAAAAAACCATTTTTTAATCTTATGTTTCAAGCTCAAGAAGAACATAGAAAAAACTTTGATCCTAATACAATACAAATAAGCACTTTGCTTTCTATAAAAACAGGATCGTGTCCAGAAGATTGTAAATATTGTCCGCAAAGTTCTAGATATAAAACAGGTTTGAAAAAAGAACCTTTATTAGAAATAGAACAAATCCTAAGTGCTGCAAAAAAAGCGAAAGATTCAGGATCTAGTCGATTCTGTATGGGTGCTGCATGGAAAAACCCAAAAGAAAAAGATATGCCTTATTTAGAAGAAATTATTAAAAAAATAAAAGAAATGGGTATGGAAACCTGTATGACTCTGGGTACATTAAATAGCACACAAGCAAAAAAACTAGCTGATGCCGGTTTAGATTTTTATAATCATAATTTAGATACATCTAAAAATTTTTACAATAATATTATTACTACTCGTACATATCAAGAACGACTTCATACATTGCATGCAGTTCGTAGTTCGGGAATGAAAGTTTGTTCTGGAGGAATCATAGGTTTAGGCGAAAAAAAACAAGATCGTATTGAATTATTAATGGAATTATCTAATTTATCTATTCAACCAGAAAGTGTACCTATTAATATGTTAGTAAAAATTCCAGGTACTCCAATGGCAGATAATAAAGATGTAGAACCATTTGATTTTATTCGTATTATTGCTGTAGCTCGCATTATGATGCCAAAATCTTATATTAGATTGTCAGCCGGACGTCATAAAATGAACGATCAAACTCAAGCAATGTGTTTTATGGCTGGAGCAAATTCTATTTTTTATGGATGTAAATTACTTACTTCAGATAATCCAGAAGAAAAACATGATTTAGAATTATTTAAGAAATTAGATTTAATTCCTGAAAATAAAACACAAACTTTATTAAAAGAAGATGAATATAAAACTATTATAAAATCGTCAAAAATTAAAAAAGATCAATATTATAATGCAGCTATAATATAA
- the bioA gene encoding adenosylmethionine--8-amino-7-oxononanoate transaminase, translating to MSQSDTIFDYKHIWHPYSSMNNPHPCYTVISAKGVYLKLKNRKYMIDGMSSWWAAIHGYNHPVLNKALKKQIRKMSHVMFGGITHPPAISLCRKLISLTPEKLDCVFLSDSGSVAIEVAIKMLIQYWQALGQKRKLFLTIRNGYHGDTFSAMSVSDPKNSFHQIYHNLLPKHLFADAPVSSFYKNWDNEDILSFKKIIEKNSFKIAGVILEPIVQGVGGMNFYHPMYLKQIKILCNHYSIPVIFDEIATGFGRTGKMFAFEHANVVPDILCLGKSITGGTITLAATLTSRHIADTISKGKVGCFMHGPTYMGNPLACAVANANIKILKTNQWKIQVLNIEKQLFKSLMPLINHPYVTDVRVLGAIGVVECSRSINMISIQKFFVENGVWIRPFKKLIYIVPPYIISPHTLKKLTNVISNALNKTELFI from the coding sequence ATGAGTCAATCTGATACTATTTTTGATTACAAGCATATTTGGCATCCTTATTCATCTATGAATAATCCTCATCCTTGTTATACTGTTATATCAGCTAAGGGAGTATATTTAAAATTAAAAAATAGGAAATATATGATAGATGGAATGTCTTCATGGTGGGCTGCAATACATGGTTATAATCATCCTGTTTTAAATAAAGCATTAAAAAAACAGATAAGAAAAATGTCTCATGTAATGTTTGGCGGAATTACACATCCTCCAGCCATTTCACTGTGTCGAAAATTAATTTCACTAACGCCAGAAAAATTAGATTGTGTTTTTCTTTCTGATTCCGGTTCAGTTGCTATTGAAGTAGCAATAAAAATGTTAATACAGTATTGGCAAGCATTAGGGCAAAAGAGAAAATTATTTTTGACTATTCGTAATGGTTATCATGGTGATACTTTTTCTGCAATGTCAGTATCGGACCCAAAAAATTCATTCCATCAAATATATCATAACTTATTACCAAAACACTTATTTGCAGACGCACCAGTTTCTTCTTTTTATAAAAACTGGGACAACGAAGATATTTTATCTTTTAAAAAAATAATAGAAAAAAATTCATTTAAAATAGCAGGGGTCATATTAGAACCTATCGTGCAAGGAGTCGGAGGGATGAATTTTTATCATCCTATGTATTTGAAGCAAATAAAAATTTTATGTAATCATTATTCTATTCCAGTTATTTTTGATGAAATTGCAACTGGATTCGGTCGAACTGGAAAAATGTTTGCTTTTGAACATGCGAATGTTGTGCCAGATATACTATGTTTAGGAAAATCAATTACAGGTGGTACAATAACTTTGGCCGCAACTCTAACTTCACGTCATATTGCTGATACAATTAGTAAAGGTAAAGTCGGTTGTTTTATGCATGGTCCGACTTATATGGGAAATCCATTAGCATGTGCAGTTGCTAATGCTAACATCAAAATATTAAAAACTAATCAATGGAAAATACAAGTATTGAATATTGAAAAGCAATTATTTAAAAGTTTAATGCCGTTAATTAATCATCCTTATGTTACTGATGTACGTGTATTAGGAGCCATTGGTGTAGTTGAATGTTCTCGTTCAATTAATATGATTTCAATACAAAAATTTTTTGTTGAAAATGGTGTTTGGATTAGACCATTTAAAAAATTAATTTATATTGTCCCACCTTATATTATTAGCCCTCACACATTAAAAAAATTAACGAACGTAATTTCGAATGCTTTAAATAAAACTGAATTATTTATATAA
- the pgl gene encoding 6-phosphogluconolactonase yields MKQVVYIANSESKNIEVWNLCKSGKMNLIQKIETDGKIQPINIIQKRNLLYAGIFPDNKIITYSINHNGFLEKKNESNIPGKANYISFDKKKEFLFCSSYHSNFISVSPLNKFGIPQNPIQIIYNIEGCHAAKMNYKYNILFVISLKEDCIYLYYLTDFGILKSTEQNILHTQKKSGPRHIIFHPNQDFIYTINELNGTIDVWKIYKKNNVIKVKNIQNIHVLKNRFLKDYWCSDIHITSCGRFLYACDRFFNIISLFHINQNDNKLVFFKSYDTEEQPRSFNINSHNTHLIVAGEKSNTFIIYSISNSTGELKKINVYSTGQRPVWILIHALC; encoded by the coding sequence ATGAAACAAGTTGTTTATATTGCAAATTCAGAAAGTAAAAATATAGAAGTATGGAATTTATGCAAGAGTGGCAAAATGAATTTAATACAAAAAATTGAAACAGACGGAAAAATTCAACCTATAAATATTATTCAAAAAAGAAATTTATTATATGCTGGAATTTTCCCTGATAATAAAATTATTACATATTCTATAAACCATAATGGTTTCCTTGAAAAAAAAAATGAGAGTAATATTCCAGGAAAAGCCAATTATATTTCTTTTGATAAAAAGAAAGAATTTTTATTTTGTAGTTCTTATCATTCTAATTTTATTAGTGTAAGTCCATTAAATAAATTTGGTATACCTCAGAATCCAATACAGATTATCTATAATATAGAAGGTTGTCATGCTGCAAAAATGAATTATAAATATAATATATTGTTTGTTATCTCTCTGAAAGAAGATTGTATTTACTTGTATTATCTAACTGATTTTGGAATATTAAAAAGCACTGAACAAAATATTCTTCATACTCAAAAAAAATCAGGTCCGCGTCATATCATCTTTCATCCTAATCAAGATTTTATCTATACTATAAATGAATTAAATGGAACTATAGATGTATGGAAAATATACAAAAAGAACAACGTGATAAAAGTAAAAAATATACAAAATATACATGTATTGAAAAATAGATTTCTAAAAGATTATTGGTGTTCTGACATTCATATAACATCGTGTGGTCGTTTTTTGTATGCTTGCGATCGCTTTTTTAATATTATTTCATTATTTCATATCAATCAAAATGACAATAAACTTGTTTTTTTTAAAAGTTATGATACAGAAGAACAACCTCGATCATTTAATATAAATTCTCATAATACACATTTGATCGTTGCTGGAGAAAAATCTAATACATTCATTATATATAGCATTTCTAATAGCACTGGTGAATTAAAAAAAATAAATGTATATAGTACTGGTCAAAGACCTGTATGGATACTTATACATGCATTGTGTTGA